The genomic stretch CAAAACGTAGCCTACACCTATGCGGATGGGACCAAGGCCGTCAACGATGTCAGTATGACCTTCCCGGAACAGGGCATCTTTGCCGTTATGGGGCTGTCCGGTTCCGGCAAGACGACGCTGCTTAACTGTATTGCCCGTTTTCTCTGCCCGCAGCAGGGAGCAATCCTCCTGGACGGGCAGGATATTCAGGGGATGCAAGAGATTGACTTTCGACAGCAGGTCGGAGTCGTTTTCCAGCACCTGAATCTCTTTCCCCATCTGAATGTGTTGGAAAATATGATGCTGGCCCTTGAACGGGTCCAGGGAAAGACCAAGGCAGAGGCAAAAGCAGAGGCTATGGAGATGCTTGAGCGGTTGAATATTGCCGAGCTGGCCCAGAGTTATCCGGCTCAAGTCAGCGGCGGTCAGGCCCAGCGGGTGGCTATTGCCAGAGGCTTGGCCCTGAAGCCCAAGTTCATGCTGCTTGATGAGCCGACCAGTGCCCTTGATGCAGCCACGACCTCGGATTTTGCCCGATGGCTGCGGGAGTTGCAGGCGTTCACCAGCTTTATTATTGTCACCCATGATCTGCCCTTTGCCGAACAGACAGCGGAGCAGGGCGTATTTATGGAGAATGGCCAGGTCCAGGAAAGAGGTAGCCTTGCAGAGGTATTGGGAAATATTGATCGGTGCTGAAAAAATAAAGCAGGAACAGGTTGACAGAGAAAGTTTCCTGAAATATTCTGCCTCCCATCTGACGAGAATTATAAATCCTTTTAAAATATAGACGGAGAATATTATGAGCGAAAAAATCGTCATTGTCGGTGGAGTTGCTGCTGGCCCCAAGGCCGCCTGTCATTTAAAAAGGCTCCAGCCGGGTTGGGATATCACCGTGGTAGATCAGGACAGTATGATATCCTACGGAGGCTGCGGCATCCCTTATTATGTGGGCGGCGATGTCTCTGACGAGGCGGAACTGCGTTCTACCAGCTTCCACATGGTCCGTGACGCGCCTTTTTTTGCTGATGCCAAGGGCGTGGAAGTGCTCACCCGCACCAGAGCCCTGGCCATTGACCGGCAGAAGAAAACGCTCAAGGTGAAGAACCTGGACAGCGGCGAGGAGCAGGAGCTGGCCTATGATAAGCTCATGCTTTCCACTGGTGCGGCCCCCTTTGTCCTGCCCATTCCGGGTGCTGAGCTGGACGGCGTGTTCACCATTTCTGATTTGCACAAGGCTATTGAAATCAAAAAGAGGATTTCCGGCGGCAAGATAGGTCGGGTCGTGGTTATCGGCGGCGGGGCCATCGGTATTGAGATGGCGGAATCCTTTGCTGATCTCTGGGGATTGGAAACAACCCTGGTCGAGTTTATGCCCCAGCTCCTGCCTAAGCTGGTGGATGCGGATTTCGCCACCATGCTGCAGCGACATCTTGAAGAGATGAACGTGGCTGTCTACACCGGCGAGGGCGCAACCGAGATTGTCGGTGATAGCGAGGGCAGGGTCGTAGCAGTAAAAACACCGCAGCGCACCCTTGAGGCGGATATGGTGATTATGGCTGCCGGTGTTCGTCCGCGCAGTGAGCTGGCCAAGGAAGCAGGGCTGGCTGTAGAGCCCTGGGGCGGGATTACGGTCAACAGCAGGTTGCAAACCTCAGACCCGGATATTTATGCGGCGGGCGATTGCATTGCGGTCAAGCATCTGGTGACCGGCAAGCAGACCTACGCCCCTATGGGATCGCTGGCTAACCGGGAGGGCAGGGTGGCTGCCGATAATATGGCGGGTATTGCATCCTCCTTTAACGGCGCAGTGGGGTCCTTTATCATGAAGGCCTTTGATCGCTGCATCGCCGCCACCGGTATCACCTATGAGGCAGCTGTGGCAGAGGGCTTTGATGCTGATTACTCATTGACTGCCCCTGATGATAGAGCCCATTTCTTTCCCAATAGCGCTTCTCTTGCCTTGCAGCTGGTTTTTGATAAACGTACCCGTCAAGTACTTGGCTTGCAGGGCTTCGGCATGATGAATGATTCTATCTCGGCCCGGATTGATACTGCTGCTGTGATGATCAGTAAGGGAGCAACAATCGAGGATTTCATGATGGCGGAAATGGCTTATGCCCCGCCTTTTTCTGCGGCTATTGATTCCCTGAACGCTGCCGCCTTTGTGGCCGATAATATCTGTGCCGGCCGAATGCGCTCAGTGAGTATGCAGCGTTTCTATGCCTGGATGGAAGATTTTTCCAGTGAACCGGATTGGGTTGTTCTGGATGTCCGTCATCCCAAAGAAGCAGGGCCCTTTGTGGAGAAATTCGGCGCGGATAAGTGGATTGCCATAAGGTATGATAAGGTGCGCAAACAGCATAAAGAGCTTCCGACAGATAAAACGCTGATTATATTTTGCGGCTCGGGAAGTCGCGCTTATGAGATTCAGATTTTTCTGGATCATCTCGGTCAGCACAACAGTCTTGTGCTCGGCGGTGGCATGAAAGTCATTCGTTGGATAGGGGCGGCTTGGTTGCCTCAATTATAACGGGCATAATTAATCATGCTGAAAAAAATAAACATCCTGCTTGAAATGATCAAGTTCAAGCACACCGTGTTCGCCTTGCCGTTTGCCTTGATGGGGGCCGTTCTCGCAGCCCGGGGGGTGCCCTCACTTCGGGTTTTTTTCTGGGTGGTTATCGCCATGGCAGGTGCCCGCACAGCAGCCATGACCTTTAATCGTATTGCTGATCATCGCTTTGATGCGGCTAATCCTCGTACGGATAAGCGGGCCATCCCATCAGGCGAGGTCTCGCTTAAGGAGTCCTGGCTCATGGTTGGAGCAGCCTCGGCCCTGTTCTTCCTGGCCTGTTGGATGCTCAATACCCTGGCCTTGGTACTTTCTCCTTTTGCCTTGGGCCTGACTTTTTTTTACTCCCTGACCAAGCGGTTCACCTGGCTTTGCCATGTTATCCTGGGAATAGCTCTGGCAATCGCTCCTCTGGGCGGCTGGGTTGCAACTACGGGCAGTCTGGTTGGTTACCCCTGGGTGTTATCCTTAGGGGTGTTGTTTTGGGTGACCGGCTTTGATATTATCTATGCCTCCCAAGATGCGGAGTTCGACCGTGAGGCTGGCCTATATTCCATGCCAGCTTCTTTGGGACGTAGGAATGCCTTTCGTCTGGCTGTGACTTTTCATGCCTTGGCCTTTTTTCTTTTTACCCTGACCGGTTATCTTCAGGGGCTGAATATTATTTATTATATCGGCATAGCTTTGACCGGAAGCGCTTTGTTTTATCAGCATTTTATCGTGAATCCCAAAGATCTGTCCAGAATTCAGGTCTCCTTTTTTTCCATGAACGGCTTTATCTCCCTGACCCTTTTTGTCGCTACCTGTATTTCTTTGCTCATGGCGGGGTGACGGGATGCGAAAAAGTAAAACAGCCCTATCCTGACGAGGATAGGGCTGTTTGCTGTGGTTTTATGAGCGTGCTGCAACAGAAGAAGTGGTTGATGACCGTCTCCTTACGGTCGAAGCACCTGTGCGGTCCTGTACTCGGTTTTTACCGGACAGGAACCGCTGTCCGGGAAGGAGTACACCTCCACGACAAACATCCCGTTCTCCTTTTCAGGAAGGATACGTATCCGGACATCGCCGTGCAGCTTATCTCCGCCGAGCTGCTTATCTGCTTTTTGGAGTATTTCGGCTCCTGTTGCAAAGGCTTCAGCTGGGGTTTTCCCGTAATCTCGAACGCAGATTTTGACAGTGCCTGGGCCACCAACAGTGGTTTGGTCGACTTTTAGATTCTCCTGGGCCGCAAGCGGGGCGACGCTGAGGAGAAGAGCGGAGAGGGTGATCAGGCTTCTGTGCAATAACTCCCTTGTGGTTTTCATAATATCCTCCTGGTATTATAAGGAACTAAAAAAGCAGACAACCCGGCTGTCTCTCCAAATGAGACCCGTGGCTTTCCGGCACCGCCTCACGACGGTTGTGGCTTTATTCAACTTTCCAGGGGATGGAACTTGTGCTGCCCCCTGACCAGAAAGTCTGCCGCCCGCTTTGCAAAACAATCGAGCATAATATATAAAGCAGGAACCGTGCCGGAATGCAATGCAGGTTTATTTTTGAGTGATAAGTAGAGGGAAATAGATGGGAGAGAGTAAAAAATACTCAGAACGGTTACATAAATGTACGCTCGATCGCGGGGTACTTTGTATAGAAATTTATATTTTTACTGACAGAAAATGTCAATAAAAAGCAATTTTAGGTTAGAATGATAGCAGAATATAAGTCGACAAAAGGAGGCAGGTTATTATCAGGAATGATAAGGAACGCCGGAGTTGTTGCCCAGAAAGAGCTGGTTGTTGGTTACGGCAAGCTCCTCGCTGAGGGGGGAATGATCTACGTGGGATTCAAGGTACCATGAGCTCTTTCCTGTTTTTTATACGAAAATACTGGGTTGCCTGGACGATAATTATCCTTGTCGCGATTACCGGCCTGTCGCTCTGGCCCAATAAGTCTTTGCCCTCAGTACCCGGAGGCGATAAAATCCACCATCTTATAGCCTATGCTGCTCTTGTTTTTCCTGTTGCCCTGCGCAGACCGAAATCATGGTACCTTATAGTTGTTTTGTTTATCGCTTTCAGCGGCCTTATTGAGTTGATTCAGCCTTTTGTGTATCGTTATGGAGAATGGCTGGATCTGGCGGCGAATATCATAGGCTTGGCCTGCGGTATTCTTTTTGCCGAGGCGGTGCGGCGATGGGAAGCCGTGACAAAGCGAGAGGAGTTTTCAGCGGATAAATGAGCACAGGGTAATAAGAAAAATCAGTGGTTATCCGTGATGTAAATTGCTAAGGTTGCAGGCACATCATGAAAATATTTTTTACTGCAAAAAAAATGGTTTGAGGTTATTGTCGCTGATAATTTCGAACCAGCTGGCTCAAAAAGAAATCGCTCAATCCAGGTCTGATTACGTATCTATTCAAGAGGTGAAACGATGACAATTCAGTGGCATAAATCAACCTGTCCTTACTGCGGTGTCGGCTGCGGCCTGATGGTTGGTGTGGAGCAAGGACGTCTTGTTCAGGTAAAAGGCATGAAGGAGCACCCGACGAACAAAGGGCGTATCTGTACCCTAGCTGCTAATCTGCCGCCGGTCTTCCAAGCACCCGATCGTCTTACCCAGCCTCTTCTCCGGCGTGACGGAAAGCTGGTTCCAGTGCAATGGGATGAAGCCGTGCAGCATGTCGCTGACAATTTTCAGCGAATTATTGATCAATACGGCCCTGATGCAGTCGCTTTTTACGGTGGCGCAGCCAATCTCACCGAAGAGTACTACCTGATGAATAAGCTGATGAAGGGATGCATCGGCACCAATAATATCGAATGCTCTACTCGTTTATGCATGGCCAGTTCAGCAGCGGGTTTCCTTTCCACCTTAGGAGCTGACGCCCCCCCCACCTGTTACGCTGATATTGAACAGGCAGATCTTTTTTATATTGCGGGCAATAATATGGCCGTAACCCTGCCGATCATTTTTCAGCGCCTGAAGAAAGCTGCTGAAAAAGGCTCCAAGGTAATCGTTGTTGATCCTCGCCGTACAGAAACAGCGGCAATTGCCGACATTCATTTGCAAATCAAGCCGGGAACTGATGTGGCCTTAAACAACACCCTGGCTCATCTCCTCCTGCGGGAGGGCTTTGTTGATGAAGAAAATGTGAGTATTCACGCCTCTGGTCTTGGCGATCTTAAAGTATTTCTTGAAAAATATTCCCTAAGTTACGGCTCTGAAATAACAGGATGCCCGGAAGAGCAGATCCTCAAGGCGGCTCATCTTATCGGTGAGGCGGGGAATATGCTTACCTTCTGGTTTCAAGGCTATAATCATTCTACCCAGGCGGTTTTCAAAAACAACAGTCTGCATAATCTCTCTTTGCTTACCGAAAATTTTTGTCGTCCCGGAGCCGGACCGCTTTCAATTACCGGAGAGGCCAATGCCTTGGGCAATCGTTGGGTCGGTGCCTTAAGTCATCTTTTACCGGGAATGCGTTCGGTTGCCAATCCCCAACACCGTCAGGAAATAGCAGATTTTTGGAATATTCCGGTAGAAAGGATGCAACAGACTCCTGGTCGCTCCATCATTGAAATAATTCAGGGCTTGCATGACGGGACTATTCGCGCCCTGTGGGTCACCACCACCAATCCTGCTGCCTCCTTGCCGGATACGCATTGGGTAGAGGAAGGCCTTAAAAAAGCCGAGCTGCTCATTGTCCAGGATATATTCCATCCTACTGAAACAACTGAATTGGCAGATGTTGTGCTTGCCGGTGCCCAGTGGTGCGAGAAGACAGGCACGTTTATCTCTTCGGAACGACGCATTGAACTTGTGGAAAAATTGGTGGATCCTCCTGGGGAGGCCAAAACAGACTGTGAAATTATCATTGATGTGGCACGGGCCATGGGGTTTGTGGATGAATTTCCATATACATCAGCGAAAGAAGTCTTTGAGGAGTGGAAATGTCTGACCAAGGGCCGCATTTGTGATATGAACGGGGTGAGCTACGAACGCCTGCAGGATACAATTGGTCCTCAGCTCCCCTGCCCTGATCAGGATCATCCGGGAACCGAGCGCCTTTTTCTTGATTGGCGTTTTCCACGACCTGATGGCCGAGCAGCATTATTGGCTCGAACCTATCAGGAACCAGCAGAAATGACAGACGCTGAATTTCCTTTTATCCTGCTCACCGGTAAATTGGCTGGACATTTTAATACCAGAACCCGTACTGGTCGAGTGAAAAATTTGCAGGATCTGGAACCGGACAACTATATCGAAATTCATCCACAAGATGCTGATTTTCTTTGCATGCAGGAGAACGAGTTGGTCGAGGTGGTTTCTCGTCGCGGAAAAGTGTATGCAAAAGTGAGGATTGCCGACAAGGTACTGGCAGGCACTGTTTATATGAATATGCATTTCGGTAACGCTCTACAGGATGCTGATGATCGGTTGGCCAATATCCTCTGCTCCCACGCCATTGACCGTCATTCCAAGCAACCCGAGTATAAAATAACAGCCGTTCGAATGGCTAAAGTAGATGAAGCGTTATGAATGACGTTCGGCAACACGATATTGAAACCCTGAAAAAGACGGTCGAGTTTTTCGAGGCGGTGCTGGCCGCTTCGCAGGACGGCATTTTGATCACTCATGAAGACGCCACTATCTTGGTGGCCAATCAAAGTTTTTGTTCTTTTTTCGACTGTACTTCCGGTGATCTGGTGGAAACCAGTGTCTTTGATTGGCTGAGTGCCTTTGAGGGTGACCCTGTTTCAGATTGGCTTGCATTGCAAAACGCTATTGGCACTGAAGGCGTCTGTAATAATCTTGAGTTTGAGGTGATCAGCGACGCTGTCCCTCAATTTTTCAGCGTCAACGCCTCTTCCTTGAACTTGGATGCTGATGGAGAGCGGGGAGCCATCGCTGTCGTCAGTATATGGCGTGATATCACAGAGAGAAAGAACATTGAAGCCGCTTTGGAACGGGCCAACATTATGTTGGAACAACGGGTTATAGAGCGGACCGAAGAGTTGAGAGTAGAACGAGATAATCTTGCTCACCTTCTCGAGTCAATGGAGGATGGTTGCTATATTGTTAATCAACAATATGATATTCAATTTGCCAACCAGGCCCTTATGAGGGATTTTGGCACTTGGCAGGGGCGTAAATGTTATGCGTATTTCTTCGACAGCCGGGAACCATGCTCTTGGTGTAAAAATGACCAAGTTTTTTCTGGTCAAACCGTACATTGGGAATTGCACTCGGAAAAGAGCGACAAAATCTATGACATCATAGAAACGCCAATGGCGGGCCAAGATGGATCTATCTGGAAACTTTTGATGTTTAGAGATGTTACAGAGCGGGTTGCGTCCGAGCGAGAAAAAGAGAAAATTACTGCTGAGCTTATCAAGGCGAAAAAAATGGAAGCCATGGGGATGATGGCTGGTGGCGTTGCCCATGATCTTAATAATATTCTTACGGGGATTGTTGGGTATCCAGAACTGATATTGGAGAAATTGCCAGAAGACAGCGAATTGAGGAAACCGATTGAGGCTATTCGTACATCAGGCAGAAAAGCAGCAACAGTGGTTGCGGATCTCCTGACTATTGCCAGAGGTGCTGCCGGTACCAGAGAACCCTATAACCTCAACGAATTAAGCAAAGAATACTTAAGTTCTCCCGAGTGTGAAAGACTCAAATCGCTTTATCCAAATGTCATTTTTCGACATCAACTTGAGGCTGCATGGCCCGTTGCGCTCTGTTCGCCG from Candidatus Electrothrix communis encodes the following:
- a CDS encoding VanZ family protein, with amino-acid sequence MSSFLFFIRKYWVAWTIIILVAITGLSLWPNKSLPSVPGGDKIHHLIAYAALVFPVALRRPKSWYLIVVLFIAFSGLIELIQPFVYRYGEWLDLAANIIGLACGILFAEAVRRWEAVTKREEFSADK
- a CDS encoding ATP-binding protein codes for the protein MNDVRQHDIETLKKTVEFFEAVLAASQDGILITHEDATILVANQSFCSFFDCTSGDLVETSVFDWLSAFEGDPVSDWLALQNAIGTEGVCNNLEFEVISDAVPQFFSVNASSLNLDADGERGAIAVVSIWRDITERKNIEAALERANIMLEQRVIERTEELRVERDNLAHLLESMEDGCYIVNQQYDIQFANQALMRDFGTWQGRKCYAYFFDSREPCSWCKNDQVFSGQTVHWELHSEKSDKIYDIIETPMAGQDGSIWKLLMFRDVTERVASEREKEKITAELIKAKKMEAMGMMAGGVAHDLNNILTGIVGYPELILEKLPEDSELRKPIEAIRTSGRKAATVVADLLTIARGAAGTREPYNLNELSKEYLSSPECERLKSLYPNVIFRHQLEAAWPVALCSPIHVGKCLMNLATNAAEAIGFDVAGTVVITTLNQYVDAEASTEHDIKKGDYLILTVQDTGPGIPHTELEQIFEPFYTRKIMGRSGTGLGLTVVWNTVRDHGGKILVEINDKGTCFQLYFPVRKEEGLVYIEEDDMEKFVGHGERILLVDDENQPLDVAREILESFGYTVDTVCSGELAVQFVKDTPVDLLVIDMLMAPGINGRQTYEEILKLYPGQKAVIASGFSESEDVQATLQQGAGGFVKKPYSMYQLGRVVSGALGK
- a CDS encoding nitrate reductase, whose product is MTIQWHKSTCPYCGVGCGLMVGVEQGRLVQVKGMKEHPTNKGRICTLAANLPPVFQAPDRLTQPLLRRDGKLVPVQWDEAVQHVADNFQRIIDQYGPDAVAFYGGAANLTEEYYLMNKLMKGCIGTNNIECSTRLCMASSAAGFLSTLGADAPPTCYADIEQADLFYIAGNNMAVTLPIIFQRLKKAAEKGSKVIVVDPRRTETAAIADIHLQIKPGTDVALNNTLAHLLLREGFVDEENVSIHASGLGDLKVFLEKYSLSYGSEITGCPEEQILKAAHLIGEAGNMLTFWFQGYNHSTQAVFKNNSLHNLSLLTENFCRPGAGPLSITGEANALGNRWVGALSHLLPGMRSVANPQHRQEIADFWNIPVERMQQTPGRSIIEIIQGLHDGTIRALWVTTTNPAASLPDTHWVEEGLKKAELLIVQDIFHPTETTELADVVLAGAQWCEKTGTFISSERRIELVEKLVDPPGEAKTDCEIIIDVARAMGFVDEFPYTSAKEVFEEWKCLTKGRICDMNGVSYERLQDTIGPQLPCPDQDHPGTERLFLDWRFPRPDGRAALLARTYQEPAEMTDAEFPFILLTGKLAGHFNTRTRTGRVKNLQDLEPDNYIEIHPQDADFLCMQENELVEVVSRRGKVYAKVRIADKVLAGTVYMNMHFGNALQDADDRLANILCSHAIDRHSKQPEYKITAVRMAKVDEAL
- a CDS encoding FAD-dependent oxidoreductase, giving the protein MSEKIVIVGGVAAGPKAACHLKRLQPGWDITVVDQDSMISYGGCGIPYYVGGDVSDEAELRSTSFHMVRDAPFFADAKGVEVLTRTRALAIDRQKKTLKVKNLDSGEEQELAYDKLMLSTGAAPFVLPIPGAELDGVFTISDLHKAIEIKKRISGGKIGRVVVIGGGAIGIEMAESFADLWGLETTLVEFMPQLLPKLVDADFATMLQRHLEEMNVAVYTGEGATEIVGDSEGRVVAVKTPQRTLEADMVIMAAGVRPRSELAKEAGLAVEPWGGITVNSRLQTSDPDIYAAGDCIAVKHLVTGKQTYAPMGSLANREGRVAADNMAGIASSFNGAVGSFIMKAFDRCIAATGITYEAAVAEGFDADYSLTAPDDRAHFFPNSASLALQLVFDKRTRQVLGLQGFGMMNDSISARIDTAAVMISKGATIEDFMMAEMAYAPPFSAAIDSLNAAAFVADNICAGRMRSVSMQRFYAWMEDFSSEPDWVVLDVRHPKEAGPFVEKFGADKWIAIRYDKVRKQHKELPTDKTLIIFCGSGSRAYEIQIFLDHLGQHNSLVLGGGMKVIRWIGAAWLPQL
- a CDS encoding UbiA-like polyprenyltransferase, producing MLKKINILLEMIKFKHTVFALPFALMGAVLAARGVPSLRVFFWVVIAMAGARTAAMTFNRIADHRFDAANPRTDKRAIPSGEVSLKESWLMVGAASALFFLACWMLNTLALVLSPFALGLTFFYSLTKRFTWLCHVILGIALAIAPLGGWVATTGSLVGYPWVLSLGVLFWVTGFDIIYASQDAEFDREAGLYSMPASLGRRNAFRLAVTFHALAFFLFTLTGYLQGLNIIYYIGIALTGSALFYQHFIVNPKDLSRIQVSFFSMNGFISLTLFVATCISLLMAG
- a CDS encoding ATP-binding cassette domain-containing protein — protein: MIEVQNVAYTYADGTKAVNDVSMTFPEQGIFAVMGLSGSGKTTLLNCIARFLCPQQGAILLDGQDIQGMQEIDFRQQVGVVFQHLNLFPHLNVLENMMLALERVQGKTKAEAKAEAMEMLERLNIAELAQSYPAQVSGGQAQRVAIARGLALKPKFMLLDEPTSALDAATTSDFARWLRELQAFTSFIIVTHDLPFAEQTAEQGVFMENGQVQERGSLAEVLGNIDRC